In a single window of the Drosophila albomicans strain 15112-1751.03 chromosome 3, ASM965048v2, whole genome shotgun sequence genome:
- the LOC117570713 gene encoding eukaryotic translation initiation factor 3 subunit F-2: MSISNYKLQTNVRLHPVVLFQIISSYERRSKSTTMAVGTLLGRRDKGSDVIEITNSFTVQHKEHTVGDVEQFKLDTQYASEMYELNQITYPQEKILGWYGTGKCLSRSAAAMHAFYSRECGDFQPLHLLVDTTLRGGRMTTRLYCGVMLGVPGGTKGLMFTELPLFTIDTEGDESIALRTMQKYALNTTKHVGRMMPELVHVVDSLRELGVKLDLVLRYINDVLERKRRPDNSVGRALHDALTSVPMLDTESFRLMFNTNVRDMLLSITLSTMIKTQMQLTEKLSCLPDY; encoded by the coding sequence atgtcgATCTCCAATTATAAACTGCAAACCAACGTGCGTCTGCATCCTGTGGTGCTCTTTCAAATCATTTCCTCCTACGAACGTCGTTCCAAGTCTACCACAATGGCAGTTGGCACGCTTTTGGGTCGTCGGGACAAGGGCAGCGACGTGATTGAGATCACCAACAGCTTCACCGTTCAGCACAAGGAGCACACCGTTGGCGACGTCGAGCAATTCAAGCTGGACACGCAGTACGCCAGCGAAATGTACGAGTTGAATCAGATCACATATCCCCAGGAGAAGATTCTCGGTTGGTACGGCACCGGCAAGTGTCTGTCCCGCTCCGCAGCCGCCATGCACGCCTTCTACTCCCGCGAGTGCGGTGACTTTCAGCCACTGCATCTGCTGGTGGACACCACTCTGCGTGGCGGTCGTATGACCACTCGACTCTATTGTGGCGTCATGCTGGGCGTGCCCGGCGGCACCAAAGGTCTGATGTTCACCGAGCTGCCACTGTTCACCATTGACACCGAGGGCGATGAGTCGATCGCATTGCGCACCATGCAAAAGTACGCTCTCAACACTACAAAGCACGTGGGTCGCATGATGCCCGAGCTGGTGCACGTTGTGGATTCGCTGCGTGAGCTGGGCGTGAAGCTGGATCTTGTGCTGCGCTACATCAACGATGTGCTGGAACGCAAACGTCGGCCGGACAACAGTGTGGGACGTGCTCTGCACGATGCTCTGACTTCGGTGCCCATGTTGGATACCGAGAGTTTTCGGTTAATGTTCAATACGAATGTGCGAGACATGCTTCTGAGCATTACACTGTCTACCATGATCAAGACTCAGATGCAGCTCACAGAAAAGTTGTCTTGCCTGCCagattattga